Genomic segment of Gouania willdenowi chromosome 17, fGouWil2.1, whole genome shotgun sequence:
atgACATATGTAGACAtggggaaaaagaaaagagaaaagctagttaaaaaattacataataatTTTGGACATGTTGCCAAAGATtgggattttttgatttttgaaactgattcaCAGTCCGTATATTGATCCCGCAGGCAAGAGAAGTGTACACCTTACAGTTCATTTAACGTAAAGTAAAGACGATCAAAGATACAATCAAAAATTAACAAACTGACGGCAAAAGAAGACTAACGACATGGTAAAGGAAGACATCACTGAGACAAAgtgaatgtaaaatgtaaagagtgggactaggattgaTAAACAGCGCTACTTAATACCAAAaaactgtacatactgtatgtattcagtAGAAAAAAGTGGGCTTGGGGTTTATTTGCTCTTTAAGTGCTAACAAGAGGAAGACCCTGAACTAGTTAGATGATTAAGGTTATACCATTGATTTACACAGGATGAAAAACCATTTAGAACCCAGTACATTCTGTACTTTTTTCCTAACtgtttgatatattttattGCAGAAAGACAGATTTTATCATTCATTGTAATAAGTTAGGCTTTTTCTTGGTTTTGATTTTAAAGGGAATCGCATCATCATGGGCAAGAGCCATGTGTTTCGCTTCAACGATCCGGAGCAAGCACGTCTTGAGCGTGAGAGGACGCCATGCGCTGAAACACCAGTGGAGCCTGTGGACTGGGCCTTCGCCCAGAGGGAGCTGCTGGAGAAACAAGGCATTGACATGAAACAGGAGATGGAGCAAAGGTGGGGTGAAAGCATAAGATGGTCATGATCATCAATATAAATTATGCTGACACTcatggttactttaaaaaatattttgctattttggtgttgttttaatgTACATTGGTATTAAATGAAGTTCCTTCAAATCTTTCAGGCTTCAGGAGCTTGAAGATCAATACCGTAAAGAAAGAGAAGAGGCCAGTAACCTCCTGGAACAGCAGAGGCTGGTGAGTGCACTCTGGTGctgtcaattcaattcaattcaactttatttatgtagtgACAGtcatttttgatgaaaatacTCAACACAACATGAGCAAGCATTAATGACGATGGAGAAAACACACTCACTTTACACAGGAAGAAACCTCCAGCTGAACCAGACTCAtaggactggttggggttagtggaccaAAACAGGACAACAGAACGGGATAGAGAAAAAGATCATCAGAGTATCACAGAATGGTTGAACTGCAAACCAAATATTGTCAGCTCCAATGCCAGGATACCTGCAAATGCTAGCTAAGAGACAGGAgaaagcacagactgcagagAGGCATGGGCTATAAGCATGGTCTTATATCCTCAACCCTATCTCAGACCCACCCAAGTGGGAGGAGAGGAAGCCAGAAGGGGGAGGAATGAAATAACTGAGCTGGTCccaattataatttttacatATCTAAATCTTCATTATCTAAATTTGACTTTGTTCTAccttgattttattatttttaatattgaaatatCATCATGCTACTGTTCTTCACATAGGATTATGAGAGCAAACTGGAGGCCCTTCAAAAACAAGTAGACTCTCGGTACCTTGAGTCAcctgaagaagaggaagaaccAGAAGAAGAAGGTGATAGTCTCACTTTTGCCAGTATACATTTGTGACATATTCCTCGCCAGTTGATGTTTAACAGAAATGCTATTCTTGCATCACCCGGTTTTCTCTGCAGTGCAATGGACAACGCATGAAACAGAACTGGCTCTTTGGGCTTTTCGAAAGTGGCGGTTCTATCAGTTTACTTCGCTCAGAGATCTGCTGTGGGGCAATGCCATCTTCCTCAAAGAGGCCAATGCTATTAGCGTGGAGCTAAAGAAGAAGGTTGGGAAACTTTTGAGAGCTATACTTAAAATACGTGGTTTCAACCATTGTGTTTTGTCACAGCAGTGTGTCTTGAGACATTTTCAGATATACCGTATAAAGTTTTACTCAGGGGCTCCAAATAGGTTTTTTgctcttatttttttgtagtcagAGTCCAACTGTCATCCATGGCAGTAGGTAGCACAATGAGGCTGCAATGTGGTGTACATCTATGTTGAAGCTCACAAACGCTCTCAAATGTAAATTCTTGAAATATTGTAGCAAAATCTTCAACATTTTTTCTAGTCACTTTGCACAACATACAATACAATCAAAATGTTTCTCGGtattataaaatcatcatgatgCAAGATAAACTTGCATTGAAATAATCAAATAGACCAAAACAGGTAGAATGTCATCTTCCTCTAAGGGAACATAGTTTATGATCTGCCTTTTCCCCCCTCtcctttcctcctgtttttccttttttcatttaaacatgATGGTGCCACAGATGGCTGTCTCGGTGTGTTGGTGCGCATGTTCTTCGCACCAACTGCCAAGTTAAATTCTTTGTgctgttttaaatcagaaagaATAAAatcttttctgattctgattcactTTGTAAAATTAAGGATACGATGCATGACTATGATTGCTGAGAAAAAAGACATTGTTGTGGGAGAAATTgcattcctttctttttggcAATGAATGGAAATCATGAAATAGCAGTAATAccattaaactatttatattttaatgtataCTTTGCttgatatatataaaacaagacAGTGGAGACTTTTTACAGACAGTAAGATGTGTTTACtgtacaaaattattttatgaaCCAGCCGGAACTCTGTCTAACACTCTAATCCTGTGGTGTCTCTGCAGGTCCAGTTCCAGTTTGTCCTGTTGACCGACACTCTCTACTCTCCGCTCCCTCCTGACCTTTTACCTCCCAGTGTGGCCAAGGAGAGGGAGAGTCGACCCTTCCCTCAGACCATAGTTGCCGTTGAGGTTCAAGATCAGAAGAATGGAGCCACACATTACTGGACTCTTGAGAAACTCAGGTACTTACAGGTTTGAGTTGAATGCAGGTGGGGAACATATGACCATGTAACAattgtttttctatttgtgACCCCCCCTTTAGGCAGCGGTTGGACCTGATGAGAGAGATGTATGACCGAGCAGCAGAGTTGCCCAGCAGTGCTGTGGAGGACTGCGATCACGCCTTGACAGGCGGAGATCCATTCTATGATCGCTTCCCCTGGTTCCGTTTGGTTGGCAGGTCGGTAACCTTCATCAATTCATGcgacacagagaaaacatgcatGTTGTTTCCACAACATGTTTCTCATCACTTACCCTTTCTTTATTCACTCAGAGCTTTTGTGTACCTAAGTAACCTGTTGTACCCGGTGCCACTGGTGCACCGCGTGGCAATTGTCAGTGAGAAAGGGGAGGTAAAGGGCTTCCTTCGAGTGGCTGTACAGGCCATCTCAGGTACAAATACCAGTCAGCTGGGTGGCATATTCTGTCACTTACCTGCTGTGTTAAGTGTAACCTCatgctttctgtttttttctgttttagctGACGAAGAGGCCCCAGATTACGGCTCTGGTGTGAGGCAGTCCGGCACTGCTAAGATCTCCTTTGAAGATACACAGTTTGAGAAGGTACTTGAGATTTCcttattagaaaaataaaatgtgcacagTAACTTCATTAAAATGTCACCACAATGTGTTTTTGGGAGTTATCTTCTAatccagtggttcttaaccttcTTGGAAGTACTGTACCCTGCAAGCATCATCAGTGCATTTACTGAACCCTTTatgactgaaaaaataaattaaaaatgatttctttgaaacaaaagtatttttttcagaCACACACCAAAGCCTTGGCCGATTTTACGCTTTGttcaaaattattttaagtcttataaattaatatttaaagtgtaactaCACCCCAAGCCCACTTTTTTATGCTGAtttcatatgtatttgggtattaagtagtgctgtttattaatcatagtcccactcttcacattttagttgtaaaatgtcagttacTGGCCCCTTTGGGTTGAACGCCAGCTATTACACTTTATCTTTGGTATTGGCTGAGATGGATTATTTGGATTTTGGTGCGTcaccaactttcactgttggccccgcccctcctataaaagctgagaggagggaggaggatttcctcaatcacagccctcagtgagcattgattgacagccttaATGAGGGACTCCTCTATTCAGCGGTGATGTTTTTCACTCTGTACTtttataaagagcagattctgcactaatcagagggttcatcaagctgtgtgtatgtacagataCATCATGTGtatattcccgtctgtctctgtgtgcgcGTGCAGACGTGCATGTACGTCTTATCGTTGTGTGCGTGAGGTGGTGGAGAGCAGGGCTataaggctgtgtgtgagcttcatgtcgtgtgtgtctgtggttgagtgacacatctcagctgtgaactcggtatgtgtgtgtgcagacacaTTCTCTGTCTCTGACCGGCagcctgagtgggcgtgtcttactgctccaGGAGTAACGCCcttaatcaaggcatttttttaaaatatcccCCTTAGTGGCagatcagcagaaagcaggggtttaattattatttaaaatcaacattcaacattttattattgtaatttatcttttaaaacTATGTATTTTGTGCAAcacatttttactatttttactGCCAAACTCCTGAGACTGACTCAACTAACTAATCATGTATGTAGTACAATAATTTGTGTTCTTGGATTTAGTTTCAGACTGATTCAGCTCCTGGTGGTCTGTCACACTCCAACACCTCTCAAGAAGAACTGCGTATTGTAGAGGGGGAGGGACAAACCTCTGAGACAGGAATATCTGCAGATGAAGTCAACAACAACACCTGTGAAGGTAAGCAGCCACATTTAAGTAGTTGCTTGACTTGATAATCTGTAGGCCATGCTAGTGTTTTTTCACTGGGGAGGGaagataaatgaaaaatgatgcATGTGTTGTAGACTGTCAATCTTGAAATCATCCAGGTCCTTTTTTGCCGTACCTGCTTGTTCTATCAtttagatcaataaaaaaaaaaaaaactgagttgaTATAACCACACATCTACTTcaagtgtattttcttttttaaaaggtaGTGTCTAATATTAGTCTTTGCCTCTCTCGATCTGACTTATGTAGCCTCACAGGAGGTTCCCTGCAGCCCAGTGAAGTCTTTGGATCTGGATCTGGATCTGTCTCCAGAAAAAGCTCTGTCCCACCTGAAGATCGGCAGCACCTTTACCTTCAGAGTCACCGTCCTACAGGCTTCCAGCATTTCTGCAGAGTATGCTGACATCTTCTGCCAGTTCAAGTaagtaaattatcatttttttgcaTAATGAAAATGTAAGTTACCaacttatattttaaaaagttttacaTGAATTCTGACCTCTCACTGGCATTAATTGTGGttctttttaatcatttaattgtattattttcttgTGTCTATATCCATGCTTTAATGAAAGGAATGCAATGCACAATGTATAGAAGCAATACATAGTGTCTGTGATTGTGATCATAGGCAGTAGGATCGAAGGAGTGACAGACGTAATGTGGACAGTGAATAAATCTGTCATTTTCAGGGATAAATTGAGCTAGAAGGCCAGGCCATTGCCTGGAATTATAAAAGTGATTCTGATAATTCAAACTAAGGGAATGGCTACAGGTAGAGCTGCTAATTGTTGAAGGTATGggggatggatgcatggatggatgaatggattggTGATATTGTGATTCTTAAAAACGTTAACTCATTATTTACTACATATTACTTATTTCCAAAGCACAGAAGGTTCTAGAGAATGAAATACAAAGCATGAGCAACATAGTTTCCAAAGGTTAATATGAGCAAttcttgttttaaaaacaaagaaatggaTGAAATTTCCAAAGTTATCATGCAGTAAGGGCCCTATTCGCCAATCTGTACTGAAGCCCTTTTTTTACGTGCCTGCCAGTACGCACCTCCCTTCTGTACGTATTCTCcagtccaggctcctgacacgcccaccgtcaACCAAAAGTGCGTAATCTGtcaatgaaggcggtctgaagccaGAGAGGCGGACTGAGCCTCATGTCtttttttggggctgtctagaaatcacagaacatgaagttttcccaacgcctgtaaatgtcattgaaatacgtgaaaatgataaagcgcactcttaatttgaaatgcctttattgataaacaatgtaacaggttgatttgatcagattattgatcagattactgcagggTGAAGATTGGCTGAACCACAGTTAATTCCTCTGTTTTTTCTCCCTCATATTAATGCCAGATTAACGTTTGCTTGTGTGAAAAGACTGATTTTATAAATTTCTTACATTCCTGCAATTAGAAATGATCAGCGTGCAttagtcgtcatcatcatcatcatcatctgtcatcatcATTTCACATATTGTTTACtcttgtagtggatcaaactgtggcttttaGTTgaacacagtgttaaaatagttgagCATCAGTCTGAGGTCTGTCACAGTTTCTTTTACCAAGCTGCAGCCGAGGTGCGCACCACAGCACACCCTGCGACAATGCTCCCATTGTCCTTCCAGGAAAAGGAGTGGACAGCAtgggtaaaatataatgaaatgtaacacattttgtcccgctTTGAACTGGTAAATATGAACATATTAGGAACTCTGATGGTCAAACTATTGGCGTGCTTGTGTTACTCCCCCCTTCACCACCCCAGTGACAGTGTGACAGTGTCAGTATGAATAGATTCTTTCTGAGTCTCTTTTGCAATATTATGTGTCCGTATGGCCTGAATTGTAACTAAGTCTAAAGTTCTACTGGCACTGCATTTATTCTAGATTCAGAAGCGCATAAGAGGAAAATAACTTAAGTCTCCTGGAGattgcgcgtaaagccagagtGCTTAACTGGGATCAAGGCACGCAGTGACTGACTCAAGTACAAGGGGAGAATAgtgcacagccaaaaacagttcCACCGAGCAGCTTTTCTGACTTACGCGCAGGCCCTAAATGTGCAATTTACATGTGACATCTCATTTATTCTAGCTTCATCCATCGTCACGACGAAGCCTTTTCCACTGAGCCACTGAAAAACACAGGCAGAGGCCCTCCACTGGGTTTTTATCATGTACAAAATGTAAGTGCTTCAGTGCCTATTTTAAAAATCGTTACTGGTGCATATTAAGAAAAGCtaattttcttttctattacCTTTATTAAGATCACAGTGGAAGTAACCATGTCCTTCCTGGAGTACATCAAGACTCAGCCCATTGTGTTTGAGGTGTTTGGCCATTACCAGAAACAGCCTTTCCCTCCCCTCTGCAAAGACCTAATCAGGTCAGGAAGGAACTTGAAACTTGCCTGTCCTCTTGTTTGTGAATACTTAAATTATTCTCTTAACCTTTCCACTCATGCTGTCTTTCAGCCCACTAAGGCCAATCAGAAGGCAGTTCCCTTTGGTGATGCCTTTATCCAAACCAGGTTGGTGATTACTTTTTATGACAGCATATGGTCATGGTAAATTCtaacaacagcaaaaactgTGGTGAGGCTGTTTGAATGTTTGCctgtaaaaagaaacaaattatGAGCTACACTTTactgtcacatacagtataaacaggtacataaatgacatttgttttttgtttttaacccatatctgaggagcagtgggcaccCACAGTTGAACTCCTGTGGAGCAGTTAGGATTAGGGGTTTTGCTCAAGAGCCTACAGTAATGGCCCAAGGCAAATTCAAACCAACAACCCAACAGTTATGTGTCTGCTTCTTTAACCATTTACCCTTATCCAGAGCTGTCTAGAGTTTTTAACAAAGGTGGAAGTTTAAATTgtcacaatatttatttatattataccATAATTTTACTGGACCAATCCCCTTGAGATCAGATTCAGATGAACAGTATTTAGGTCCTAAACTAATCTACCACCTTAAGCAAAGTGACTTCTgaagtttttaaacaaaaataatgcaaacGTGACAGATATTTAGttattttgattgttgttttagtACCGGCTACAAAGCTCAGCACTCTGACTCGCTCCACTGCTGGTCCCTGCCACGCCAAGTACGACCTCATGGTTTTCTTTGAGATTTGTGAGCTGGAGGCCAACGGAGAGTGAGTCCTTTTCTTTGGGGAATCatcaaagtaaaacaaaaattggGAAATACATGTACATAGATTTTACAGGGATactaatttctctctctctcttataGTTACATCCCAGCTGTGGTTGATCACAGAGGAGGGATGCCCTGTCATGGGACATTCCTCTTACATCAggtgagattgtgtgtgtgctgctttaACAATACTTGTAAATTATCACTAAACACATTACAAATATGGTTCATTGTATTAACAATATTAACCTATTTTAGCTATCCTTTTGTATTCATCTCTGAGACAAAATCCTTTCCCATCTTCTGATGACTCCACAGGGCATTCAGAGGAGAATCACTGTCACCATTGCTCATGAAACTGGCAGCGACATCGAGTGGAAGGAGGTGAAGGAGCTGGTTATTGGTGAGTAGAATATTTAGATTAAGTTCAGATGAGTTGAAATACTATAAACAAAGCTACCATGAAGAAACTTTATGACCCTTGTGTTATCCTAGGTCGTATTCGAAACACGCCGGAGGCAGATGAGACCATCATAGACCCCAACATCCTCTCCCTCAACATCCTGTCATCTGGATACTTCTGGCCAAAACATGATGACAAGTATGAGCTTTGGGGAATTTTATGTTCACTGCATGATGTCATTAGTCTCTATTTACTAATCCAACAACCCACTACAGTTAACTGTACAGTTAACAGTTGgagataaatatttatattacatAATTTGATTGTATTTCTATTTGTATTCTTCTACATGTCATTTGCATTGCAGCGTCAAAAGAGCTTTTAATGCATGTTTCTGCTCAAATCATTTTCTTTTGCCAGATTCAAGTTTGAGTAAAACATTTCTAATTTCcttttctcatcttttttgCTAATTGCAGCGTCTCGCTTGGAGTTGATCATAGGTATAACAAATTTAGGCATTTATTGCATTGTTAATAATATTAGAATATTCATTTTAGGGCTTTTTAACAGCTATCTTGGTTTTCATTGACTGCTCCtattttagacatttttgtttttttctgactgCAGAACCTTTTATCGGTTTGAGGCGGCATGGGACAGCTCCATGCACAACTCTCTACTTCTTAATAGAGTGACTCCATACGGGGAAAAGATCTACATCACTCTCTCTGCTTATCTGGAGGTAAATGAAAATGGGACACATTCCCTAATGCTGAGTATGACAATTCCAAACACAGCTTAGTCTTACAAATGTGTGCTGGTGTGCACGGTCATGCAAAAAATTTAATCTACTCAATTTTAAAATtgagtagtagaagtagtagtagaagttaaaaaaaaaaaaaaaaaaaaaaactttttcctgTATAATGTTGAATGATTCTTTTCAAGGATTTTGCAAACAAAAGGAAGGTTGGCTATTGGTCTAAAATTGATAAATCGCTTGCAACAGGCTTTGGTACTTTTGCATCAAGTTTTAATATTCtctgacattttatttagaccatttaaaaaaaatatgcagtttAGCCTCAAcagtggagagagtagcagcctcctgtactGAGATTGGGGGCTGGTTGCaaagaaatatgctctctcctgccTGTACCTGTTCGTACTCTCACTGCAGCATTCTTGATCAACTGTAGTCTTTTTAATGAGTTACTGGAACATTCTTGACagtaaataattacaataaactagtctagatgtaacaaatgcatgatTAGTTTTCTGGCATCACTCTGGGTCAGTGAAATCACTTCTGGTTTGTCCTGgataagaaggagaaagttaccgCTCGTCCATGATTAAATGTCTTTAAGAGAcaggcctggagttttaataactgatgagtttcatctgatttaatTGACAAATAGAGATGTGTATTATCCACATAGCAATGGACATTTATTGTATGGTTCCTGTCTGATTATGTTACCTCGTGATAGCAtaatatgtaaaacaaaaaaaaatagtggtcctaaaactgaaccttgtggaactccataaTTAACTTTGGCGTGCACTGAGGAGATTATTAACATCTACCAAACCAGTGCTGTTCCTTTACTCCCAAAATCAATTTTCAGTCTCTGCAGCTATAAATCATGATCAGTTATATCAAGAGGACCAGACATGAGACCAACCCTGCGTCTGAGGCTAAAGgtgatcattggttacttttactagacaatggcccccccatggtttcacacatgcacagagctggttaggaacggccctggttgccagtgtgagtacaccctaaggcagtctctgtgctatAATGGgatctaaagccagactgaaagctcttgtctaaattgttcctatgttgattagggatgtaacgaatcactcaactcccgatacgattcgattcacgatactgggttcacgatatgattctctcacgatttgttttacaaaatgggactgtagacattttttgggttcaaaactataaaaaactgtactgtttttcttttatttttcattgtcaaaataatcccttgataaactattcaaaacaatgcagtttaactaaaaataaatcttgaatgaaataaataaaggaataatacaaatgaagcagaagcctattaatttaaattctggttctatagtaaacaatgcaaaactgcataatagttcttttttctttttaaaagtgcaactgaaaatgtattttgtgccttaacaattggactttaaaaaaacacagtcattgcactgtatttagggcagatatttgtttggaccagcagagggcgttggtaacccagtggtcggttggcatgcagatatcttgcagtgaagaagagatgctatgctaatacaaaaacttgacttttacagatactgtattcacgtaatattacagatattatttccgTGTTATAAGGGTAAAGAATCATTCAAgaatttaagagtagaaggcggccagaaagaaagtagtagcagattccgcccgccccggcacttccggatagcgccctctgctgtttaaaaaaagtactgcgattcatttttcacagtatcgatgtgtacagtgatacctatgaatcaatttttaactgcctcacgattaatcttttCAAGGATTTTGCAAACAAAAGGAAGGTTGGCTATTGGTCTAAAATTGATAAATCGCTTGCGTTAAGGTTAGGCCTTTTAAGGAGAGGTCTAACTAGAGTTGTCTTAAAAGCCTGTGGCTCATAACAGTTACTGAGGATTTGTTGATCCAATTCACCATATTAGTGCTCATCAGTGGAAAAGTGGAAAAACTTTAAACTGAAGTTTGGATCGGATCTAAGAGACAGGTTGTGGTTTAGAAGCACGATTGAAGTCAGCTCAAATAGACCAATAGGAGTAAAACGGTGTagataaaagctgcatgttggaGTTATTTCAGCAGCTGatttgtttaagaaaaaaaaaaagctgcaattGTCTCTCTAAATATAATATTGTTATGCGACTGGCACCACTGTTGTCCTTATCTTCACTTCTCATTTACTCAGTATTcacaaaatgtaacttttttaaaACCAGAATGGTTAAATATCgttaaattaaaatcaaattgttatttaattgcCCTTTTTACTTTTGCCCAGATGGAGAACTGCACTCAGCCCACAGTTGTCACCAAAGATTTCTGTATGGTGTTTTACTCTCGTGATACAAAGCTGCCAGCATCCCGCTCCATCAGAAACCTGTTCAGCACCGGCTGTCTCCGACCCTCAGAAAGGTATTAAAGGGTTTATGGATGACTCAAATCTAAATTGCTTAATTATTAAGATAAATtcttaatttcacattttctttgtcTAATTTTATCCAGCAACCGTGTGACAGGAGTCTATGAAATCACCCTCTGTCATGTGGCTGATAACGGGAGTCCAGGTAATGCAgaatcaaagtaaaagtactAAAAAGATCTTGTTTGTGAGGAATTAAAGATGAAATGGTGTTTGTGGATCAGGCATGCAGCGTCGTCGCAGGCGTGTTCTGGACACATCGGTGGCGTATGTCCGAGGGGAAGAAAACCTGGCTGGGTGGAGGCCTCGCAGTGACAGCCTCATCCTCGACCATCAGTGGGAGCTGGAGAAGCTCAGCTTACTACAGGAGGTCCGTTCAATGACggaataaaacatgcaaacaaaaattTCAACTGGAGATTAGTTGCACTTCCATGTTATCAATTATTGCTAATCTCAAAAAAACTATTGTTAAAAAGTTACACAAAGGAATAGCCACATTTTCTAAAGTAATCACAACTAACAATTATTTGCAAATACAAATATAGGGCAATTAGAGATGTTTGCACTGCCTGCACCAAATGCCACCTTTCTTGCACCTCTTAGAGATATTTCTATTTGTCTTGTAAAGGTGGAGAAGACACGGCACTACCTGCTGCTGAGGGAGAAGCTGGAGGCGACTCTACAGGCAGGACAAGAGGCACTCTATAAGACCAGCGACATCAGCGACTTTGCAAAGAGCCCCGTTCTCAGCCACTGCCCCGGGAGCAGCAGCCCTGCCCCTGACAGCCCCAACCAGAGGCAGAGGGAGTTGGCTGCAAAGGTGAGTGCTGCTCCCTGAAGCATCAACAATAACATAGGTCCTAAATCTAGTTAGTTATTGTTGTCTTTCACTTGTTTTCTTCCAGTGTCTGCGTCTGCTGATGCACACCTTCAACAGGGAGTACAGCCAGGTGAGCAGCAGTGCCAGTGAGAGCAAGGTGAGCCCCAGCCTAGGCCCTCTAACCCAGCCCTTCAATCCTTCTCAGCCAGATGTTTACAGCTGTTCCTCCACCAAGTCTTTTAGCCCTGCTTTCCCCATCTCACTTCACTCACTGCTGCTCATCCTCAATCATGGTTTTGTTTTATCCTGTTTGTCTAATATTACAGCTAATTTCATTGTCAATATCTTTATAACTTTACAAACTCACCTAGATTAAACAACATGCAAGCTTCACTTTGGATTGTTTTGCGTTGTTTTAACAGGCTGGTTACAACCAAATGCACAAGACAGCAAAAAGACTTACTTTTTTATCAGAATAACTGTCTCAAGTAAAAGTCCCTTAAAGAAGGAGGGTCAAAAACCTGTTATTACAACTGGCTTGTCTGGACACTATTTATTCTGGTGTCCTATCACCATCAATGTCTTGGAAATGTCCATTTCAAAAGTAGAGGGTGAAAACTAGATCTTAAAACAATCCGTCTAAACTTGTAATTGAAACCCACGGCTAATCTGAAAACAGGTGATGAGAGCTGCAATGGTCACTTAAAGAAACCTCTTTTTTTCAGTCGACTTTGCCATTGAAAGGACATACAATTCAGCCATAACAATATGACTGCTGGCAGGTTGTGAGTGGTCAGCGTGCCAGTGTTGATGCTTGTCTATGCCATCATTAGGTATTGACTTAATGATAAATGCGATCTGAGAAGGTTTCTTGTT
This window contains:
- the kif1ab gene encoding kinesin-like protein KIF1A isoform X2, producing MAAASVKVAVRVRPFNSREIGKESKCIIQMTGNTTTILNPKQPKENKSFNFDYSYWSHTTPEDINYASQLQVYKDIGEEMLLHAFEGYNVCIFAYGQTGAGKSYTMMGRQEQDQQGIIPLLCEDLFTKINDCNNDNSMSYSVEVSYMEIYCERVRDLLNPKNKGNLRVREHPLMGPYVEDLSKLAVTSYNDIQDLMDSGNKARTVAATNMNETSSRSHAVFNIIFTQKKHDTETDNTSEKVSKISLVDLAGSERADSTGAKGTRLKEGANINKSLTTLGKVISALAEIDSVPNKNKKKKKVESFIPYRDSVLTWLLRENLGGNSRTAMVAALSPADINYDETLSTLRYADRAKQIRCNAVINEDPNNRLVRELKEEVARLKDLLYAQGLGDIIENLCDNKNFVNNHQAVNQRGDLSTVTNAMTGMSPSPSLSVLSSRAGSISNLHDRIFSPASEEAIERIKETEKIIAELNETWEEKLRRTEAIRMEREALLAEMGVAMREDGGTVGVFSPKKTPHLVNLNEDPLMSECLLYYIKDGITKVGRENAKTRQDIVLSGHFISDEHCTFSSTTSSQGEGCVVLEPCEGAETYVNGKRVMTPIILRSGNRIIMGKSHVFRFNDPEQARLERERTPCAETPVEPVDWAFAQRELLEKQGIDMKQEMEQRLQELEDQYRKEREEASNLLEQQRLDYESKLEALQKQVDSRYLESPEEEEEPEEEVQWTTHETELALWAFRKWRFYQFTSLRDLLWGNAIFLKEANAISVELKKKVQFQFVLLTDTLYSPLPPDLLPPSVAKERESRPFPQTIVAVEVQDQKNGATHYWTLEKLRQRLDLMREMYDRAAELPSSAVEDCDHALTGGDPFYDRFPWFRLVGRAFVYLSNLLYPVPLVHRVAIVSEKGEVKGFLRVAVQAISADEEAPDYGSGVRQSGTAKISFEDTQFEKFQTDSAPGGLSHSNTSQEELRIVEGEGQTSETGISADEVNNNTCEASQEVPCSPVKSLDLDLDLSPEKALSHLKIGSTFTFRVTVLQASSISAEYADIFCQFNFIHRHDEAFSTEPLKNTGRGPPLGFYHVQNITVEVTMSFLEYIKTQPIVFEVFGHYQKQPFPPLCKDLISPLRPIRRQFPLVMPLSKPVPATKLSTLTRSTAGPCHAKYDLMVFFEICELEANGDYIPAVVDHRGGMPCHGTFLLHQGIQRRITVTIAHETGSDIEWKEVKELVIGRIRNTPEADETIIDPNILSLNILSSGYFWPKHDDNVSLGVDHRTFYRFEAAWDSSMHNSLLLNRVTPYGEKIYITLSAYLEMENCTQPTVVTKDFCMVFYSRDTKLPASRSIRNLFSTGCLRPSESNRVTGVYEITLCHVADNGSPGMQRRRRRVLDTSVAYVRGEENLAGWRPRSDSLILDHQWELEKLSLLQEVEKTRHYLLLREKLEATLQAGQEALYKTSDISDFAKSPVLSHCPGSSSPAPDSPNQRQRELAAKCLRLLMHTFNREYSQVSSSASESKLSEISASLMRDSSSSVSTLTPSSTCPSLIEGHYDFRLTEPSSGASTPDLDPFSPVDRKKSLRGYTFVPDIQEIRVSPIVSKKGYLHFLEPHNSGWVKRYVVVRRPYVYLYRSERDNVERAVINLSSAKVEYSEDKQTLLRTPNTFAVCTEHRGILLQATNDKEMHDWLYAFNPLLAGTIRSKLSRRKSVQSYPSAQRM